A window of Strigops habroptila isolate Jane chromosome 5, bStrHab1.2.pri, whole genome shotgun sequence genomic DNA:
CAGACGGGAAGGGAATGCTGGGCACTCTTCTGACATCCCCGTCCCTGCTCTGGTAGCAGGGCAGCTACCTACTCCTCatgctgttttgcaaagcaaCAGTTTAAACGTTATTTGCTCTGAAAAAGCCAACTAATAGGTACTTCTACAGAAGCACAGGAGAAGCCTTTGCCTGTTACCATTGCCCTGTGTCCAGCACGTTCCCCCTCATGCTGGCCAAGCTCCGTGGCTTTTCCAGCACGCAGCTGTGGAGTATCCATCCGACCTCGGCAACCCCGCCAGCAGGAAGCctccaaacaaaacccaattcACTCTTCTAACCCAGGGCTGCTTGTGATGCCAAGAGCTGCGTGTGAGGTGAGGAGGGTGTTGATGGCTCTCCATTGCCTGCAAGGGGTGAGGGTATCACCCATGCTGCTCAGTGCAAAGGAAAACCTACTTCTGCGCACTCTCTGCAGTCAGCCGGTGTTGGGCACCCTGCGTTCATACCTTGAGGCCAGATGCTCCCCAGTGCACAAGGCGACCGCGCTCGCAAACCTCTGCAGCCGGCACAGGCAGGCGGCTGCTCGGGGCTCCGGCATGGCTGCTCCCCACTGGCCGGCCCCGCACTCCTCAATGCTGCCTCTGTTCTCCCTCTTGGgtcaaaagcacagcttttgtAAGCTTGGCCCCGGCACTGCTCATCGCCAGAGTGGCGGCGCGTTCCTCCCGGCCAGcgcacacacagcacagctgtggCCAGCCGCTGGCTCTACTTACTTAGTTTTGCCTTTGGCTGACAGCTCTGGCTgggaggaggtgatgtgtgGCTGCTGGCCACACCTGGGGGCTAGCAGGGACCCCTCGGGGCTCCCCCAGCTCATGGAGACAACTGCTGCCCTCCACCGAAATGCCTGGCTTCTCCCCTGGGTGGCTGCTGGAACCCAAAATACAGGGAGAGTAAAAGGATGTGCTGCAAAGCAGGCTAAAAATAGGCATTTGCATTCATTAAATGGGAATCGGAGGGGGCAGCTCAGCGCCAGGCTATTGCTGGGTGAACATCTGCACGTGGCAAACACCCTGAAACTCCCCATGCCTTTACCAGGCATCACTGGTCACACACCGGTGCCGCTGGTGGGTATTCCTGGGGCTCCCCAGGACACATACAAACACCAAGGAGACAGGAGATGCTTTGGACTCTGTGctgttgtatttttgtttttaattaaataagtCCAACCATATTCCAGCAGGTGCCAGGGTTCACAGTCGCTCCTGCACCGGGATGGCCACGCTCTGctggggatatggggggttcTAGCCCGCTGGTCCCTGGCAGCACTCCTGGGATCATGCAGCAGGACATAGTGGACTCCGGCCAAAATCTGACCTCCATCACCTCAGCTCTGGGTTTCTCTCAGTTTCTGTGAGGTACGTTGTGCTGCTCTGTTTTTTGGGCTTAGCTTCTTGACCTGCCTCCCCCTCTTTTtcacataataaataaataaattcaccTGGTGACCCTGGTATgcaaatacacaggaaaaaaagataaaaaggaaaccccaaacccctcaaACCAACTTTGAAGAGCACCAAACCACGAAGTCACCTCAGTTCACTGCAGCCCAAGTGCCAGCCGGGGCTCCGTGTGTGACTCCTGCCCTAGCATGCCTCTGGGGCAGTTCCCAGTCTATGCTGGTGTATGAAGGCACTAAACCAGTAAGGCCTCTGGGGGCTGGGTCCTTGCTGGCACCACGGGGGTCTCATCCTTGCCTCGTCCTAGCTGGGGTGGTGGCAATGTGAAAGTGCTTGGTCCTGTTGCCCTCTGCTCCCCCTTACCCTCCTCTTCCTCGGCTCAGCCCctgagctggggagggggccCTGGTGCCACCTTTGCAATTTCCCCATTCCTGGAGGAACGGTGTAATTCAGGCTCTGCAGGACCCTGAGGTCGGCTCTGCCAGGACACTTCAGCTCCTGGGGCTGCCCATCTCCACCTGGCAGCAGTGAGGAGCACCTTTGGGAGCAGGGACTCCCGGGTCTCCTCCGGGCCAGCCAGGAGCATGGCTGCAGCCCCCcgtttccccccccccgctgccaTCACCTCGTGCTGTTATGTGACCCAGGAGGGCTGTGCCTCctccagcaggctgagggagcgGTTAGCCAGTGCGGCGGGGCTGCTGGCCAGCTTGTAGCCGAAGAGGCGCATGGCCGGGGCACAGGCATCCTGCACCACCTGCGCCAGCTTGAAGGGGATGCTGAACCGCCACTTCTCAAACTGCTCAGAGGAGTTCTTGCGCGTGGAGTAGACGCCGCTGCCGTCACGGGGTGCCTGCGTGTTTTTGCCGATCCACTCCTCCACCTGGGGGGTAAGGGGCAGCCCAGCAAAGCGGTACATCTCCTCGGCCTTCTGCAAGGGCGCCCGTGCCACGTCCTCGTAGCGAACCAGCATGTAGCGGCCCCGCAGCCAGCCTGGCCGCCGCAGCCCCAGCTCAGCTGACAGGCGGATGCTCTCGCAGTTGCCCCGCAGCCGCTGCACCTCCTCCTCACGGAGGGGAGCCTCCCCTTCGGATGCCCACTTCTTCCAGGTCTCATACTTGCCGGAGAAGGCCACCATGCGGGAGGCCAGGACAGCCCGGGGGTCCCGCACCAGCTGGATGATGCGCACGTCCAGCCGAGGGTCCTCCACCAGCGGCTGCAGGAACTCCAGCTGCCGGATGCGCACTGTCTTCAGGGCTATGTGCTGCTTGCGCCGGCACGCCTCGGTGGCCAGGGTGATGTTGAGGGGGCCGCAGCGGCGGTTCTTGCAGTGGTACTTCTCAAAAACCTTCTTGGCGCTGGGTGTGCAGACAGGCTCCTCGCAGAGCGAGCGGCTTGAGCCCCGCCGGAACATGAAGGGTGTCAGGTGGCCCTCAGGTGCCGGCGAGATGAAGCTCTCCAAGATGTAGAGATCGCAGAGGAGGAGCTGCTTGAGGACATCCCGGTAGACCAAGGCTGAACCCACTGCGTTGGCTCCCCCCGGCTCGAAGGTCACCGTCCTCTCGATGTGCCAGAGGGGCTCGAAGAGGTAGAAGATGCTGCCTTGCTGGTTGAAGAACTCCCCCACGAAGGAGGATCCGGTGCGGGTGGTGGCCATCAGCAGGACGTGCCGCCGAGGTGTGGGGTCCCTGTCTCCAGCCAGCTGCAGGGTGACGTTGTGCAGGCGGGACCTCAgctgggagaaggcagcatCCAGCTCTCTCAGCGAGGCCAGGGAGCCATTCTCAGCTGGCGCCGGGCTGGCCTCCGTCCCGTTGGCCTCTCCCAGTGCCTGTGGGGACTGCTTCAGCTTGTCCGACACCCTGTGGGGAGACCCAGCATAGCCTGGAGGACAGCGGGAACACCCCCATGTCCTGGTGGAGGGGCTCCTGCTGCACAGGACCTTGGGATGTGGGGGAGAGAAAGGGCTGAAAGCATGGGGTGGCTGAG
This region includes:
- the CHST3 gene encoding carbohydrate sulfotransferase 3, which codes for MELRRTLPQDFRELLHCLKMRSKYAVLLVFVVGLIIIEKENNFISRVSDKLKQSPQALGEANGTEASPAPAENGSLASLRELDAAFSQLRSRLHNVTLQLAGDRDPTPRRHVLLMATTRTGSSFVGEFFNQQGSIFYLFEPLWHIERTVTFEPGGANAVGSALVYRDVLKQLLLCDLYILESFISPAPEGHLTPFMFRRGSSRSLCEEPVCTPSAKKVFEKYHCKNRRCGPLNITLATEACRRKQHIALKTVRIRQLEFLQPLVEDPRLDVRIIQLVRDPRAVLASRMVAFSGKYETWKKWASEGEAPLREEEVQRLRGNCESIRLSAELGLRRPGWLRGRYMLVRYEDVARAPLQKAEEMYRFAGLPLTPQVEEWIGKNTQAPRDGSGVYSTRKNSSEQFEKWRFSIPFKLAQVVQDACAPAMRLFGYKLASSPAALANRSLSLLEEAQPSWVT